One Agelaius phoeniceus isolate bAgePho1 chromosome 8, bAgePho1.hap1, whole genome shotgun sequence genomic region harbors:
- the LOC129124079 gene encoding CARD- and ANK-domain containing inflammasome adapter protein-like gives MIRHSSSLFTNPYAIEVLRTKKEELVQGINDPDQLLHWLIENGIFTPEKKLVLSFYRTRTAKNSRVLDILISQGERACRLFFYPCLKQVEPKLYSKIRKYVSEVNESIGDARRQLVGYLLEKDKVWFEISSEQHQGNKDRPVGKKHKGAIKKKGKVTPLSRATKLRKDPAAVDIFAAVAKGSLPELEKTLKENDLNMLNASSETLLHVAAAHGHLPVMAHLLSKGARTGVQDRKGRTALHRAAEKGHGGAVKLLLRGGAPTHTLDMEGKTPLHWAAENHHSHIVKMLLKEEARSCRNQHTFLHMAALRDESSLTKKLLEAGASTEGKDERGQTALSYAVSQGSENTAKVLLEAGATVDSNTVERAFNSNHPSIFKILLEYSKDLSADIMESALFRAVQKNLHGVVAALIDRGTDINAHNKKHYTPLLLACEMGKAESAEVLMEKGANLGMRTPAADTALHLAVQAGAASIAALLLSKGMDTNLRNQAEETPLHVAALWNHGALVGLLVSAGARINAVTKDFATPLHVASHRGHTNVARQLLHHKAPVNAQDKQAKSPLHLAAEQGHKTLAEMLLKARADPNAQDKEKKTPLHAAALRGHLSIVELLLAKKGRAGAKDMDGCTPLHYATMKGNTDILKLLLASGKNKNINDRNIWRKTALHIAAEYGHGELINLLLRHGAAINAWDSSRDTALHCACRAGHLSAVRALLCGARREKANLLAVNSLRKTPLQVAELNKTENQAQILTLLRKKMLITK, from the coding sequence ATGATCCGGCATTCAAGCAGCCTGTTTACAAACCCATATGCAATTGAAGTTCTAAGGACTAAAAAAGAGGAACTTGTACAAGGCATAAATGACCCAGACCAGCTCCTTCACTGGCTGATAGAAAATGGTATTTTTACCCCAGAAAAAAAACTGGTCCTGAGTTTCTATAGGACACGAACAGCAAAGAACTCTCGGGTGTTAGACATACTCATTTCTCAAGGTGAACGAGCCTGCAGGCTCTTTTTTTATCCATGTTTAAAGCAAGTGGAACCAAAACTTTACAGCAAGATAAGAAAATACGTCAGTGAAGTAAATGAAAGCATTGGAGATGCCAGAAGACAGTTGGTTGGGTATTTACTTGAAAAAGATAAAGTGTGGTTTGAAATCAGCAGCGAACAGCACCAGGGGAATAAAGACAGACCTGTGGGAAAAAAGCACAAAGGGGCTAttaagaagaaaggaaaagtaaCTCCACTTTCAAGGGCAACAAAGCTTAGAAAAGATCCTGCTGCTGTTGATATCTTTGCTGCAGTAGCTAAAGGCTCCCTTCCTGAGTTagagaaaacactgaaggaGAATGATCTCAATATGCTGAACGCCTCCAGTGAAACACTTCTGCACGTTGCAGCTGCTCATGGCCATCTCCCCGTCATGGCACATTTGCTCAGCAAAGGTGCAAGGACAGGTGTGCAGGACAGGAAAGGGAgaacagccctgcacagggctgctgaGAAAGGCCACGGAGGGGCAGTCAAGCTGCTTCTCCGAGGCGGTGCTCCCACACACACTCTGGACATGGAAGGCAAGACACCACTTCACTGGGCTGCAGAGAATCACCACAGCCATATAGTGAAGATGCTCCTGAAAGAAGAggcaaggagctgcaggaatcaGCACACCTTTTTACACATGGCAGCTCTTAGAGATGAGAGCAGCCTGACCAAAAAGCTTTTAGAGGCTGGTGCCTCCACTGAAGGAAAGGATGAGAGAGGACAGACTGCTCTCAGTTATGCTGTTTCTCAGGGATCTGAAAACACTGCAAAAGTACTTCTAGAAGCTGGAGCCACTGTTGATTCCAACACGGTTGAAAGAGCCTTCAACAGCAACCACCCATCCATCTTCAAAATACTCTTGGAATATTCTAAAGATTTGTCTGCTGACATAATGGAGTCAGCTCTTTTTAGAGCTGTACAGAAGAATCTGCACGGTGTTGTAGCAGCTTTAATTGACAGAGGCACAGATATCAATGCCCACAACAAAAAGCATTACACTCCTTTGCTGCTGGCCTGTGAAATGGGCAAAGCGGAGTCAGCAGAAGTTCTAATGGAAAAAGGAGCAAACCTAGGAATGAGGActcctgctgcagacacagctctgcacctggcagtgcaggctggggctgcttccatcgcagctctgctcctgagcAAGGGCATGGACACAAACCTCAGGAACCAGGCTGAGGAAACCCCGCTCCACGTTGCTGCCCTCTGGAATCATGGAGCACTCGTTGGCCTCTTAGTCAGTGCTGGGGCCAGAATTAATGCTGTCACCAAGGACTTTGCCACTCCCCTGCATGTCGCCAGTCACAGAGGTCACACCAATGTTGCCCGACAACTGCTGCACCACAAAGCTCCTGTCAATGCTCAGGACAAGCAGGCAAAGTCCCCTTTACAtctggctgctgagcagggacacaaaacactGGCAGAGATGCTCCTGAAGGCCAGAGCTGATCCCAACGCTCAGGACAAGGAGAAGAAAACTCCCCTGCACgctgcagctctgagaggaCACCTCAGCATCGTGGAATTGCTGTTGGCTAAGAAAGGGAGAGCTGGAGCTAAGGACATGGATGGATGCACCCCGCTGCACTATGCCACCATGAAAGGGAACACAGACATCCTAAAACTTCTCCTGGCCtcggggaaaaataaaaatatcaacgACAGAAACATCTGGAGGAAGACAGCCCTGCACATTGCAGCAGAGTACGGACATGGAGAGCTGATAAATCTCCTCCTGAGGCACGGGGCTGCCATCAAcgcctgggacagcagcagggacactgcccTGCACTGCGCCTGCAGGGCCGGGCACCTCAGCGCTGTCAGAGCCCTCCTCTGCGGGGCACGGCGGGAAAAGGCAAATTTACTCGCTGTCAACAGCCTCAGAAAAACCCCACTGCAAGTGGCAGAGttgaacaaaacagaaaaccaggCTCAAATTTTAACACTgttgagaaagaaaatgttaataACAAAATGA